Sequence from the Amycolatopsis sp. NBC_00345 genome:
GGCTTCCTCACCCAGCAGCTGCCGCAGGATCCGCTCAACGAGATCCTGCACCAGCAGCTGATGCTGGCGCTCCTCCTGGCTCGTCATCGCGCCCAGGCGCTGCGGGTGTTCGGCAACGCCTGCCGGGCGTTCTCGGACCGGCTCGGCCTGGAGCCCGGCGGCGACCTGGTGAAGGTGCACGACATCGTGCGGTCCGACGACGTCGGCCGGGCCAAGCGGGCCATCTCGAGCGCCGTCGCCTCGCGGCTGAGCTCGCACCGGTCGCCGCTGGCGTCCTGACCTCGGCCCCAGGGCTCGTGAGTGGCGATGACGGTTCTAACCGTCATCGCCACTCACGAGCTTTCCGGCCGGACGGTGAGGCGCCCGACGCTCATATACGTGAACCCGTGCCGTGCCTGTTCCGCCGGGTCGAGCAGGTTGCGCCCGTCGAACAGCAGCGGGTCGCCCATCACCTCGGCGGCCTTGCCCCAGTCCACGTCCTTGAGCTCGGGCCACTCCGTGACGAGCACCGCGGCGTCGCAGTCGGCGACCGCCGCCAGCACGCTGTCCTTGCGGGCCACGAGGTCCCACGGGTGACCGGTCAGCTGGGGCGCCAGCGGATCCCATCCGGTGACCGTGGCCCCCTCGGCCAGCAGCCGGGCCGCGATGACCGCGCTGGGCGCCTGCCGCATGTCGTCGGTGCCCGGCTTGAACGTCAGCCCGAGCAGCGCGACCCGGCGTCCGCGCAGACCGCCGAGCTGGGACTTCAGCCGCGCGACGGCCCGCCGGGCCTGGAGGTCGTTGCTCTCGATGACGGCGCCGAGCAGCGGTAGCGGCAGCCCGCAGTTGGAGGCGGTCGCCCGCAGCGCCCGAGCGTCCTTGGGGAAACAGGATCCGCCGTAGCCGACACCGGCCCGCAGGAAGTGCGGGCCCAGCCGGCGGTCCAGGCCGACGACCACCGCCACCTCCTCGACGTCGGCACCGGTCGCCTCGCACACCGCGGCGATCTCGTTGATGAACGTGATCTTGGTGGCGAGCAGGGCGTTCGCCGCCGTCTTGGCCATTTCCGCGGAAGCCACCGACACCGTCCACACCGGACCGTCGATGCCCCGGTGCAGTTCGGCGACCAGATCGGACACGGCCGGGTCGTCCGCGCCGACGACGATGCGGTCCGGCTTCAGGAAGTCCCGGACCGCCGTGCCCTCGGCGGTGAACTCGGGGTTGGACGCGTACCCGACGTGGGCCAGGCCTGCGGCGTCCAGTGCGCTGCGCACCTGGTCGCCGGTCCCCACCGGCACGGTCGACTTCATGACCAAGGTGGTGAGGCGAGGTGCTCCTCGCAAATCCTCGACGACGGACCAGATCCGGGACAGGTCGGCGTCGCCGGACGACGTGGGCGGCGTGTCCACGCAGATGAAGGCCACCTCGGCCTCCCGCAGCGCCTCACCGGCGTCGAGGGTGAACCGGAGCCGCTCCCGGTTCTCGGCGATCAGCTCCCCCAGGCCCGGCTCGTAGATCGGCACCTCGCCGCGGCGCAGGGCGTCGACGCGCCGCGGCTGGATGTCCCGCACGGTGACCCGGTGTCCCAGCTGCGCCAGGCAGGCCCCGGTGACCAGGCCGATGTAGCCGGCCCCGAATACCGCGATGTTGTGCATGCGTCCCTCTTCTTCCTTCCAGTGCGTCCCCAG
This genomic interval carries:
- a CDS encoding UDP-glucose dehydrogenase family protein produces the protein MHNIAVFGAGYIGLVTGACLAQLGHRVTVRDIQPRRVDALRRGEVPIYEPGLGELIAENRERLRFTLDAGEALREAEVAFICVDTPPTSSGDADLSRIWSVVEDLRGAPRLTTLVMKSTVPVGTGDQVRSALDAAGLAHVGYASNPEFTAEGTAVRDFLKPDRIVVGADDPAVSDLVAELHRGIDGPVWTVSVASAEMAKTAANALLATKITFINEIAAVCEATGADVEEVAVVVGLDRRLGPHFLRAGVGYGGSCFPKDARALRATASNCGLPLPLLGAVIESNDLQARRAVARLKSQLGGLRGRRVALLGLTFKPGTDDMRQAPSAVIAARLLAEGATVTGWDPLAPQLTGHPWDLVARKDSVLAAVADCDAAVLVTEWPELKDVDWGKAAEVMGDPLLFDGRNLLDPAEQARHGFTYMSVGRLTVRPESS